The following are encoded together in the Equus przewalskii isolate Varuska chromosome 14, EquPr2, whole genome shotgun sequence genome:
- the PROKR1 gene encoding prokineticin receptor 1 — MEITMGIMDENATNSSTNFLSVLDPHGAQAASFPFNFSYGDYDMPLDEDEDVTNSRTFFAARIVIGMALVGIMLVCGIGNFIFIAALARYKKLRNLTNLLIANLAISDFLVAIVCCPFEMDYYVVRQLSWEHGHVLCASINYLRTVSLYVSTNALLAIAIDRYLAIVHPLRPRMKYQTATGLIVLVWLVSILIAIPSAYFTTETVLIIVKSQEKIFCGQIWPVDQQLYYKSYFLFIFGIEFVGPVVTMTLCYARISRELWFKTVPGFQTEQIRKRLRCRRKTVLVLMCILTAYVVCWAPFYGFTIVRDFFPMVFVKEKHYLTAFYVVECIAMSNSMINTVCFVTVKNNTIKYFKKIMLLHWKASYNGSKSSADLDLKTTGVPATEEVDCIRLK, encoded by the exons ATGGAGATCACCATGGGAATCATGGATGAGAATGCCACCAACTCCTCCACCAACTTCCTTTCTGTGCTCGACCCGCATGGAGCCCAAGCTGCTTCGTTCCCCTTCAACTTCAGCTATGGCGACTATGATATGCCCTTGGATGAAGATGAGGATGTGACCAATTCCCGGACTTTCTTTGCTGCCAGGATCGTCATTGGCATGGCCCTGGTGGGCATCATGCTGGTCTGTGGCATTGGCAACTTCATCTTCATTGCTGCCTTGGCCCGCTACAAGAAGTTGCGCAACCTCACCAACCTGCTCATCGCCAACCTggccatctctgacttcctggtGGCCATTGTCTGCTGCCCCTTTGAGATGGACTACTATGTGGTGCGCCAGCTCTCCTGGGAGCATGGCCATGTCCTGTGTGCCTCCATCAACTACCTACGCACTGTCTCTCTCTATGTCTCCACCAATGCCCTGCTGGCCATCGCCATCGACAG ATATCTGGCCATTGTCCACCCGCTGAGACCCCGGATGAAGTATCAAACAGCCACTGGCTTGATTGTCTTAGTGTGGTTGGTGTCCATCCTCATTGCCATCCCTTCAGCCTACTTCACAACTGAAACTGTCCTCATCATTGTCAAGAGCCAGGAGAAGATCTTCTGTGGCCAGATCTGGCCTGTGGACCAGCAGCTCTACTACAAGTCCTACTTCCTCTTCATCTTTGGCATCGAATTCGTGGGCCCTGTGGTCACCATGACTCTGTGCTATGCCAGGATCTCCCGGGAACTCTGGTTCAAGACGGTCCCTGGTTTCCAGACGGAGCAGATCCGGAAGCGGCTGCGATGCCGCAGGAAGACGGTCCTGGTGCTCATGTGCATCCTCACCGCCTATGTGGTGTGCTGGGCGCCATTCTATGGCTTCACCATTGTTCGCGACTTCTTCCCTATGGTGTTCGTCAAGGAGAAGCACTACCTCACGGCCTTCTACGTCGTTGAGTGTATCGCCATGAGCAACAGCATGATCAACACCGTGTGCTTCGTGACCGTCAAGAACAACACCATCAAATACTTCAAAAAGATTATGCTGCTCCACTGGAAGGCTTCTTACAATGGGAGTAAGTCCAGCGCGGACCTTGATCTCAAAACCACGGGAGTGCCTGCCACCGAAGAGGTGGACTGCATCAGACTGAAATAA